The Cydia amplana chromosome 9, ilCydAmpl1.1, whole genome shotgun sequence genome includes a region encoding these proteins:
- the LOC134651087 gene encoding uncharacterized protein LOC134651087, with amino-acid sequence MLLFRYYHVLLLHGGPQLLLANSRHKIWVIGGRNLARKTVQKCIKCCRFSGKPRQPRMGDLPEPRIHAEYPFFSTAVDYAGPVMILNRKGRGSKLLKAYLCIFVCMAVKAIHIELVTELTSETFMAALHRFIARRGKPAHIYSDNGRCFVGACNELSRFLKQTSNQISSNASKISINFHFSPAYSPHFNGLAESAVRSVKHHLKRIISCTNLTYEELNTVLTMTEAILNGRPLTPLSSDPSDLSALTPSHFLIGRTDTLLPSPQAPESAAMCTLSRYMRIQRLKAHFWNRFYNEYISELQKRHKWTKDGGQLKLGEMVLVKDDRLPPNQWLLGRVTQLYPGTDGISRVADVLTMSGTVRRAFNRLCPLPVEDNSFVPVGGQYVNA; translated from the coding sequence ATGTTACTTTTCAGATATTACCACGTGTTATTACTGCACGGTGGACCACAGCTCCTGTTAGCCAACTCTCGCCACAAGATATGGGTTATTGGTGGTAGAAATTTGGCTAGAAAAACTgtacaaaaatgtattaaatgttgTCGTTTTTCCGGTAAACCTAGACAGCCAAGGATGGGTGATCTTCCTGAACCTCGGATTCATGCAGAATATCCCTTCTTTAGCACGGCTGTTGACTATGCCGGCCCAGTAATGATATTGAACCGAAAGGGTAGAGGTAGTAAACTACTCAAAGCTTACTTATGTATTTTCGTTTGTATGGCCGTAAAGGCTATTCACATCGAACTTGTGACTGAACTGACCAGTGAAACATTCATGGCTGCGCTGCACCGATTCATAGCCCGCAGAGGAAAACCTGCACACATTTACTCTGATAACGGTCGTTGTTTTGTGGGAGCCTGCAACGAATTATCTCGATTTTTAAAACAAACCTCAAATCAAATAAGTTCCAATGcatcaaaaatatcaataaatttcCACTTTTCCCCCGCTTATAGTCCCCATTTCAACGGCTTAGCTGAGAGTGCAGTTCGGTCAGTAAAACATCATTTAAAGCGAATTATTTCTTGTACTAACTTAACTTATGAAGAATTGAATACCGTTTTAACTATGACCGAGGCAATTTTGAACGGAAGACCCCTCACTCCCTTATCTTCAGACCCTTCGGACCTTTCAGCCCTCACTCCGTCACATTTTTTGATCGGACGAACAGACACGTTGCTCCCATCTCCTCAGGCCCCTGAATCTGCTGCCATGTGTACCTTGTCACGCTACATGCGAATTCAACGGCTAAAGGCCCATTTCTGGAATCGATTTTACAATGAATATATTTCAGAGcttcaaaaacgtcacaaaTGGACCAAAGACGGAGGACAACTCAAATTAGGAGAAATGGTGCTCGTCAAGGACGACCGACTGCCTCCAAACCAATGGTTACTGGGTCGAGTAACACAACTTTATCCCGGCACTGATGGAATATCCCGAGTGGCCGATGTACTCACCATGTCTGGAACTGTACGGCGCGCCTTCAATCGCCTATGCCCACTGCCAGTAGAAGACAACAGCTTCGTTCCTGTGGGGGGGCAATATGTTAACGCCTAG